From Shewanella acanthi:
TCGCTTTGCTGTTGGCATGGGTGCTGTCTGCATGAGCGCCGCAATCGATATGCTTTACAAAAAGTCGCAAACCATCGAGTGGCGAGGTGGATTTTAGGCGCGCATCTTCATCCTGCAGCTCGGCATTTTTTTGCAAATTTACGATTAGGCTAGACTCGGCTAATTCGCATTGATGCTCCTTTGATAGCGACTTAAAAAACGCAGCGATGGGTGCGAGTAGCTGAGCTCCATTAATGGTTAACGCGCTGAAGGTTAAACGATAACCGTCACAGCGGATCATCATGGAGGCGTGGGTCATTACCATGCTTTTAAGGTTTTCTTTGCTGTCGATTTCGGCGGATTCGAGCAGCATTGTGTGGGGCGCATCCTGCGTGATGTGCTGGTAAAGGCGCAGCGGATCGCTATGGTAGGCTAATGCGGCCTTGTGTGAAGTGGAACGGGCGATTGTCTGGTCAGGCATCATTATTCTCCGCGACTTTCAATGTCTTAAACATCAGGGTTAACTCGCTGTATCGGTTTGCCGCATTGCAGACATTTTTCGCACCAACAAAAAAGCCCGCATTTCTGCGGGCTTTTTGTTGGTTCTGTTCACTTCTTAATGAGCACAGAGCTTCACACCACCCGCTAAGTTGGGAAGTGCCACCACCAAATGATGTTGAAAGAAGCGATAGTGTGTGTCATTTAAAGCAGGCTCGAAAATGTGTTTGCTTGGGTATAGAAAACATGAGTGGTGAAAAATTGTCAACCAATTATTTTTGCAACCAAGCGAATTTTTAGCATAAATCGCTGTCACTTATGCCATTATTCTTGCCGTTTTAGTGAGATTGACGTGAGATATCTGCACATTTGTTCACAAATTCACGTACAATGACGGCATGAATACTGAAAGCATTTTGGCTGATTTACACAGCCACACGACCGCGTCTGACGGTCAATTAACTCCTTCAGAATTAGTCGCAAGGGCCCTTGAAAAGGGCGTGCAGCTGTTCGCCATTACCGACCATGATACGGTGGCGGGGCTCGATGAAGCGCGTGCCTTTAACCAATCCCAAACTGAGCCCTTAAAACTTATTTCGGGCGTTGAAATTTCAACTCGTTGGAATAGTTACGATATCCATATCGTGGCGCTCAATTTCGATGATACCAACCTTGAATTATTAGCCTTTCTCGAAAACCAGCGTGAGCTTCGCGAAGAGCGCGCCAAAGAGATTGGCAATCGACTCGCCAAGGCGGGAATTGAAGGCGCATACGAAGGTGCTAAAGCCATTGCTGGGGGCGCGGCATTAAGCCGTGGACATTATGCCCGCTGGCTGGCGGATAACGGCTATGCCGTTGATATGCCAAGTGTATTTAAACGCTATCTTGCACGTGGTAAAACCGGTTATGTGCCCAATAATTGGGGCGATATGGCCAACGCCATCGAGGTGATTCACCGCGCGGGTGGGCTTGCGGTATTAGCCCATCCCAGTGGTTATAAACTCTCAGGCAAATGGCTTAAACGCTTAGTGCGTGAATTTAAGGAAGCGGGCGGCGATGCCATGGAAGTGGTGCTCGGTCAGCAAACATTGGAAGACCGAGCCAATTTATCGGCGCTCAGCGTTCAAAATCAGTTGCTTGCATCGGTAGGAAGTGATTTCCACTTTCCGAGTAACTGGATAGAATTAGGCAAAAATCTCTTTCAGCCCCAAGGTTTAGAGTGGGTCTGGCAGTCACAGGCATGGATGGAACGACCATGAGTCAGTTTTTTTATGTACATGAAGTCAATCCGCAGGCGCGTTTAATCAGCCAAGCGGTCAGCGTGTTAAAGTCGGGTGGTGTCATTGTTTACCCTACAGATTCGGGTTATGCCTTGGGCTGTCTTATCGGTGAGAAGGATGCGATGACCCGCATTACTCGCATTCGCCAGATTGAGAATGACCATAATTTTTCCTTAATGTGCCGCGACTTATCGGAACTGGCGACCTATGCCAAGGTGGATAATCAGGCCTACCGTATTCTCAAGAGTTGCACCCCTGGCCCTTACACTTTCATTTTTAAGGCGACCAAGGAAGTGC
This genomic window contains:
- the rnm gene encoding RNase RNM, yielding MNTESILADLHSHTTASDGQLTPSELVARALEKGVQLFAITDHDTVAGLDEARAFNQSQTEPLKLISGVEISTRWNSYDIHIVALNFDDTNLELLAFLENQRELREERAKEIGNRLAKAGIEGAYEGAKAIAGGAALSRGHYARWLADNGYAVDMPSVFKRYLARGKTGYVPNNWGDMANAIEVIHRAGGLAVLAHPSGYKLSGKWLKRLVREFKEAGGDAMEVVLGQQTLEDRANLSALSVQNQLLASVGSDFHFPSNWIELGKNLFQPQGLEWVWQSQAWMERP
- a CDS encoding L-threonylcarbamoyladenylate synthase, which produces MSQFFYVHEVNPQARLISQAVSVLKSGGVIVYPTDSGYALGCLIGEKDAMTRITRIRQIENDHNFSLMCRDLSELATYAKVDNQAYRILKSCTPGPYTFIFKATKEVPRRLQNDKKKTIGIRVPDNVIALALLEALDAPLMSTSLVMPNSDFAESDPEHIRDLLEHQVDVIIHGGYLGEKPTTVIDMSEDGMEILREGAGDVSPFQ